TGCTGAGAGCTTTAAGCTATCTCGCAATCCATCCAAATAGACCCTGCTCACAGGCGAGATCATTCCTCCGTCTTCGCAGATGCAGTGCCGTACTTCGTCTCGATAGTGCGATTCTCCCTGCCCTGACTGTCGGATTTCTTGAGTTGTAGGGTCTTCAGGTGAAGGAGCAACAGTATCGCCCGTGACTCGCTGTTGTTGACGTAGTGCCCTCAACTGTTCTGCTGCGGCTCGAATGCCCTGAGCCACATTCATCATGGCTTCGTCCTGGTCATCCCATCTGGTAATGGGTTTGGCATCCTTGGGAAATGCCTGGAGTTTACCAAAAGGAGCACCGCTCCAATCTACCGGACGCAGGATCACCGGAATGACGCAGGCTGAACCGCTTTCATGCCGCTCCATCGCTCGTTGCAGTTCAATGCCCCAGCAATAGTCAGAACTGAGAAACGATGCGCTGATCAGTAACAGAATAATATCTGCCTGATTCAGATTCGTCTCGATCTCCGTTGCCCACTCGCTACCTGCTCCAATCTGGCGATCGTGCCATGAGGAAATCACGCCCTGGCGTTCCAGGATCTTCAGGTGTTCTGCGAGTTTGTCGCGCAGTGCCTCATCTTTGTGAGAGTAGGAGAAGAAAAGGGCGATCGCCTCTGACATTCCCAAGGTTATTGACCTGGAGTGAAATAAATTACTGATTTGAATTGTAACCGCTTGATCGATAGTAAAGCCTCCTAAAAATGGGACACTCACTTGTTAACCGCATCTCAAACGTAGTAATCAATACAACTAGAATTCTTGAAATATCCGGACTGAAAGATTTTTCTGGGAAGGGAGGAATAGTCTGTGAGCGATCGTTTCTACGGCTCGACAGAACTAAAATTTATCCTCACACCCTATGCCACTCACTACTCTTCAAACTGCTCTGCAAAGTCTTCCAGAGGGAGCACAAGAACCAATTGTTACCAGTCAGTTTGCAGGTCATTTTCTAGAAGCTTTGGGCTTTGCCAGCAATGAATGTTGTCCTGGCTACAACACAAAAGATAGAGGGATTGCCGACTATGCACTCCGCAAAAATTTAGAGAATGATATCTTCATCAATACTAAAACCAATCCCTATGTGATGGTTGAGTTGAAAGGAAGGCAAATTAATCTTAGTCCTAATTCATCTGCTTACAGAGATACATACAAACAGATTGAAGGATATTTGCTATCTGAAAACACTAAATCATCACAATGGGGTTTAATTACCAATTCAATTTATGTACAGCTATTTCGTAAACACGGAAGAGTGATTTATCCTGCGACTACTTGCCTGAAATTGAATCTTGATAATGTGGATGAAATTGCGAATTTTCTTCGAGATAAAATTCACCATCCACCTAGAGCATTAACAGTGGCAGTCTACAACAACAAAGGTGGAGTTGGTAAGACTACAACCGTCGTCAATCTAGCCGCCACTTTAACCCTAAAAGGAAAAAGAGTACTCATTGTTGACTTTGACCCAAATCAACAAGACCTTACCAACTCGTTAGGCATACCATTAAGCGACTGTAATTTTTACGAAATTCTCAATAATAAGAAATCAGACATTAGGACAGCGATCAAACCTTTCTCAATTCGGGTAAACGGGAGAAATAGTAACACAGAAATTAAGTTTGATGTGATCCCAGCCGATCGCAAGTTAGCTTATGAGATTGCTGAGATTGAACTCCGTAGAATGTTCAAATTTCAGCGATTATCTCAAGTCCTTAAACCTTTGAAGTCACATTACGACTACATTTTGATTGATTCTCCGCCTAACTGGCGAATTTTTAGCCAGAGTGCAGTTTATGCCTCTGATGTAGTCTTAATTCCAACGAAACATAACAACATTTATTCGATAGAAAATGCTGTCGGTGTTATTAAACAGTTTATCCCTGAGATTCAGGAAGTCCGAGATGATGGGGGCCCAATTGCATTGCCAATCTTTTTCAACGGAGAAAAGACAACAGAAACCTCACTCACTTTTGTGCAAAAAGAAATTAACAGAATTGTTGAAACGGCGAAAGAAGATGGGTTTGATTTATCTCCCTACTTCTTACCCACTTCTTTTCCTCAAGAACGCTCTAAAATTTTTGAACTCCCAGGTTTTGCCCACATTGCAAATGCAGCGTTTGCCCGA
The window above is part of the Oscillatoria sp. FACHB-1407 genome. Proteins encoded here:
- a CDS encoding ParA family protein, whose product is MPLTTLQTALQSLPEGAQEPIVTSQFAGHFLEALGFASNECCPGYNTKDRGIADYALRKNLENDIFINTKTNPYVMVELKGRQINLSPNSSAYRDTYKQIEGYLLSENTKSSQWGLITNSIYVQLFRKHGRVIYPATTCLKLNLDNVDEIANFLRDKIHHPPRALTVAVYNNKGGVGKTTTVVNLAATLTLKGKRVLIVDFDPNQQDLTNSLGIPLSDCNFYEILNNKKSDIRTAIKPFSIRVNGRNSNTEIKFDVIPADRKLAYEIAEIELRRMFKFQRLSQVLKPLKSHYDYILIDSPPNWRIFSQSAVYASDVVLIPTKHNNIYSIENAVGVIKQFIPEIQEVRDDGGPIALPIFFNGEKTTETSLTFVQKEINRIVETAKEDGFDLSPYFLPTSFPQERSKIFELPGFAHIANAAFARIPAVYRNKTIYEYYVNLAKEYFLQ